DNA from Gramella sp. MAR_2010_147:
CCATTAAATGATAATCCGGTAAATCCTACAACACCTGTGATCAATGCGAGTACCAAAAATAATATTGTTTTGCTTTTCATAACTTGTTTATTGCTTTCTATTTGATACAAATTTAAGTATAGGTTAGTCGCACTACTCATAATAAAATTACAATTAGAATCA
Protein-coding regions in this window:
- a CDS encoding DUF1328 domain-containing protein, giving the protein MSSATNLYLNLYQIESNKQVMKSKTILFLVLALITGVVGFTGLSFNGIEVVRVLFLIFADLLVISLLAKLFFPNKPKMKYQPVNK